A region of the Dyadobacter sp. CECT 9275 genome:
TGCCAAAATTGCGGTTACCGCCTCCGAACAGCAGATCGCAATCTGGGATGTGGTATCCAACTCCGGCTATTACATCGGCGGACGGCTGGCCGGTCCCATTGACCAGTTTGCAACGCTGATCAAATCCTTCAAACTACTGATAGAAGAAGGGAAAGATGCCTATGAAATTGCCGCGCATATCGCCAAAACATCCGGCATATTACGTGAATTATATGAAGACAAAACGGTGGAGGGCCTTTCGCGGTACGAAAACGTTCAGGAGCTTCTGAACGGGATCAAGGAATTTGTAGACAGCGATGCGAATGAAGATAAATCCCTGAGTGCATTCCTGCAGTCGGTATCATTACTCACCAATGCAGACGAGCCGGATGAAAACGAAGACCACGACCGCGTGACCATGATGACGATCCACTCCGCCAAAGGGCTGGAATTCAGGAATGTATTCGTGGTGGGCCTGGAAGAGGACCTGTTTCCAAGCCAGATGATGCTGGAGTCGCGGCAGGATCTGGAGGAGGAACGCCGTTTGTTTTACGTAGCCATTACCCGGGCTGAACAGAAATTATCCTTCAGCTACGCGGAGAGCCGCTACCAGTGGGGACGGTTGAAAATGTGTGAACCCAGCCGGTTTTTACTGGAAGTGGACCCCAAATTCCTGAATGTGACCAAAATGCTTCAGACCGGCCCGGAAAGGCCGGGTGCGGAAAGTTCCGGAACTTCTTTTGTGCGAAACCTCACACCCCGGAAACCGTCTGAACCAAGGAATATGGTAAGTGCAGCGGCCCACACACCTTCCTCTGATTTTTCCCCGAGTGATACCAGCAACCTGACAGAAGGGGATAAGGTGGAACATATGAAATTTGGCTTTGGAACCGTCATCAAAATGGATATTAACGGCACAGACAGAAAAGCAACCGTAAAATTTGATACCGTCGGAGACAAAACCTTGTTATTAAGTTTCGCTAAACTCAGAATTCTGAAGTAACAGAATTGTACAGTAAAGTGTGCACGCTGCTCCCTTTAGGTGTATGTATCCCGGAGAAAGAGAATCTTTCCAAAGAAGTCAACTTAGTTTTAAACAAAGATGTATATATGTTCAACGAAAACGATATTAAGCAGATCAGTGACCGGGGCAGCGATGCCGCAATTGTTCATGAACAGATAAAATATTTTATAGACGGGTTTCCCTTCCTTCAGTTGTCCAAAGCGGCTACTATCGGCGACGGTATCATAAGCCTTACCGCCGAACAGATTGAAGAAGTTGTGGCAGAATTTGATAAAAGCGCAAGCGACGGGGATATTGCCTTATTGAAATTTGTACCGGCCTCCGGGGCAGCAACGCGCATGTTCAAATCTCTTTTTAGTTTTTTGCAGGAAGGGAAACGCGACAAATCCGTTGATGAGTTTTTTGTCAAACTGAAAAATTTTGCCTTTTACGAAGATCTGAAAGCATCCTTATCTGCTGACGGGTACGATATTGAAACGGCGGAAGAAACGACTATCGTCTCTTATTTCCTCACCAATAAGGGTTTAGGATATGGAGAATTGCCAAAAGGCTTGCTGAAATTCCACAATTATCCCGACCGCTCACGTACACCCCTGGAAGAGCATCTTGTAGAAGGCGCCAAATACGCCAATGCGGGTAGTAATGTGCAAATTCACTTTACGGTGTCACCAGAGCACCGGGATAAATTTGAAAAGCTGGTGGTGGAGGTATTACCTGGCTATCAGAGCCAGTTTGGAGTCAAGTATTTCGTCTCTTTTTCGGAGCAAAAAGGTTCTACGGATACCATCGCTGTAAATCTGGATAATACCCCTTTCCGGGAAAAAGACGGCAGCCTGCTCTTCCGTCCCGCAGGCCACGGTGCATTACTGGAAAACCTGGGCCAGCTGGATGCAGATATCATTTTCATAAAAAATATTGATAACGTTGTTCCGGATAGTATTAAAGGAGACACGATTATCTACAAAAAGGCTTTGGCAGGTGTGGTACTGCAGTATCAGAAACGTATTTTTGACTATTTAAACCGCTTGTCCGTTTCGGCAGACGATTCGCTCATTCAGGAGATAGACTCCTTCTTCCGCAACGAACTTTGCGTCATACCACCTGCTGCCTTCGACACCTGGAACGCATCCGAAAAGAAGGAATATCTGCTTAAAAAACTGGATCGCCCGTTGAGAGCCTGTGGTATGGTCAAAAATCAGGGAGAACCGGGTGGAGGACCCTTCTGGGCCGAAAACTCTGACGGTTCGTTATCTCTTCAGGTGGTGGAATCGGCACAGGTGGATGTTGACAATCCTGATCAAAACGCCATATTTAAAAATTCGACTCACTTCAATCCTGTGGACCTGGTATGTGCCGTTAAGAATAAAACGGGGGAGTTATACGATTTAAAAAAATTCAGAGACCCCCTTACAGGGTTTATCACCGGGAAATCCAAGGACGGCAAGGAGCTGAAAGCACAGGAGTTACCCGGTTTGTGGAACGGCGCCATGGCCGACTGGAATACCCTTTTTGTGGAGGTACCGCTGATTACCTTCAACCCGGTAAAAACGGTAAATGATCTATTGAGAGAGCAACATCAGTAAATAATAGCTTATCAAACAAACAGGATACAAAAAAAGGATCGGAGCACGGGGCTCTGATCCTTTTTTTGTATCTGATATAATTTTCTGTATCAGGGTATTGGCAATACCTTACTTTCTTTGAAAGTCGACAGGATCACCATTGTCTGTGTACTCGCTACCTCTTCAATTTCATTGATTTTTTCAAGCATCAGTTTCTGATAGGTGCTGATGTCCTTAGAGATAACACGCAGCAGGAAATCTCCTGTACCTGTGATGTGATGACATTCGATCACTTCGGGAATTGCATGGATTTTTTCTACAAATGACTCCGTCACCGCTTTTCTGTGCCCTACCAGGGATATCTGCACAAAAGTACTTACGCCCAGGCCAACCTTTTCGGGTTCCAGCTGTGCATGATAACTTTTGATGATACCTGATTGTTCCAGTTTTTTAACGCGTTCCAGCGTAGGCGCCGGGGAAAGTCCTATTTCCTTTGATAACTGTGCGTTGGTGATTTTGGCATTGGTTTGAAGAATTTCCAGGACTTTTCTGTCGATCTGGTCTAACTTTATTATGGCAGACATTTTTCTATGACTATGGTTTTTGTATATGCCCTACTTCTTAAAGGCGCTGCAAAGCTATTAGTTTTCCCGAAGATTCTTGTAATTATATACTGGAAATTTGTTGAATGAAAGAATTTTCGTAGGCAAAATCGAAAAACGCTGTCAAAAAGTTAGGTTTGAGCGCATTATACATTCAAAAATACCGTTTGGTTATACCGCATATGTCTCAATTTTTTGCAGAAAATCCTGGTAGGTCATCCTGATTCCCTCTTCCAGCTCTATACTGTGTTTCCAGCCCAAAGCGTGAAGTTTGCTTACATCCATCAACTTCCGTGGGGTACCATCTGGCTTGTCAGTATTCCAGTGAATTGCACCCTCATAACCAACAATTTTTTGAATTAGCTCTGCCAGCTCCTTAATGGTCACATCACTTCCCACGCCGATGTTCAGAAAACCCGCCTCGCTATAATTCTGCATCAGAAAGTAACAGGCGGCAGCAAGGTCGTCGGCATGTAAAAACTCGCGCAGGGGAGAGCCCGTTCCCCACAGTTCCACCACTGGTTTGTTTTCTTCTTTTGCTTCATGAAACTTGCGGATCATTGCCGGCAGCACGTGTGACTTGTTGAGGTCATAGTTGTCGTTGGGGCCATAGAGGTTGGTAGGCATCACCGAAATAAAATCACAGCCATACTGACTGCGGTATGCTTCGCACATTTTTATCCCGGCAATTTTGGCAATGGCATAAGGCTCGTTGGTTGGTTCCAGCACACCGGTTAACAGGGAATCCTCATTGAGAGGCTGCGGAGCCAGTTTGGGATAAATACAGGACGAACCCAGGAACATCAGTTTTTTGACGCCGTTCCGGTACGCACTGTCTATGATGTTGTTTTGTATCTGCAGGTTGTCATAAAGAAATTCGGCCCGGTAAATATTATTGGCCATAATACCTCCCACCTTGGCTGCGGCCAGAAAAACAAACTCAGGCTTTTCAGCATCAAAAAATGTCCTCACAGATGCCTGATCCCGCAAGTCAAGTTCGGAAGACGTACGAACCACAAAATTGGTAAATCCCTCAGACTTCAGTTTTCTGAGAATTGCCGAACCAACCATTCCCCGGTGGCCGGCAATATAAATTTTAGCGTTTTTTTCCAATGTGTTAGTTAAATTTGTACTGAAAATCAATATAAAGGAGATCAAACCGTTACAAAGGTAACAATCTTCATTTGAAGAAAAATTCAATACACATGCAAAGAATATTAAGGATCGGGTGTTTGATCCTGGTTAGCTTCGCGGGCAAAAGTGTTGCTCAGACAGACAAATCCAAAACTTCCGACCCCTCCTGGTTACCTAAGGAAACCGTTAAAACAGATACTTCCAAAGGAAAGCACAGCAACGATCTGAAATCATTTATTTCAGGGCTGGATCCGGTTGTCAACGCCTCTGTACCAGGTGCGGGCAATAAGTCGTCGTCGTTATCCACCTTGCTGGGAGAAACCATTCCTGACCTGGGCCTGCGCGTAAAAGAATATAAGGGCCAGAAAGCAGACCGCAAACGGAAAAAAGAAAAGGCAAGGCTGGCCAAGGTACAGTACGAAGGTATCCCTATGCAGGCCATGTCCATAAAATACGGAAGCGGAGAGAAGGCAACCATCGAAATTTTTCATGTCCTGAAGGAATACAAGCCCATCAACCCCTACGTACTGGCCACGAACATCAGGTGGTATGATAAAAAATCCAGGCGTTTAAGCTCCTCCCTGATCAAGGACAAAGAACAGGCGCTTCCACTGCACGGCTCCTACAAGAAATTTTCCGGTGAAAATCTGATCGAAGAAGGATACTATTACATGGGTGTGAGACATGCGCGCTGGTTGAAATATGATGCCAAATATAACCTCATCGACAAATCCTACTGGGGGAAGGGCTTTCCTGCCGAGTCTCGCATCACTTACTATGACTCCACCCATACCCAGATCAAAGAAGTACTTCCTGTTAGTTACGGAAAAGTGGAGGGAGAATTCCTTCAGTTCTACAAGGAAGGACAGCTGATGGCCAGCGGGAAATATCAGAATGGTGAAAAAGTAGGCCGCTGGATCGAATATTACCAGTTCAGAAGGCAACGCAAAAAAGAGATTCAGTACCGCAAAACCTTCTGGGACGAGGGATTTGAACCCTTCATTTTAAGAGAATGGGATGAGAAGGGAAAACTCTTTTACGACTCTTCCAAAGATCCGCGGGCCTCTGTTGAAGAAGAGACGGAAAATTAATACTACCTGCGCCTCATGTAAATTGCCTGATGCATTGTTACTTCGCGTATTGTTTGCGTCATAGCACCTAATTTCTCGTTTATGCTCCGATCCCTCCAGGCTTCGGTCAGAAATAAAAACTGGCTGGCAGTGGTTCTTTGTTTTTTACCTGTTATTATTTACATACTGGTATTTCAATCCATAGCACTCAATGTTAATTACGTTGCCTTTGACGATATTCTGATCCTGGGCATTATCCCTGGCTTTGAAGATGCATCATGGCACGAGCGCTGGACCAGGCTCACCGAACTTTTCCCCGAGCACAGATTGGTTTTTTCACGTTCCGTCATCTTGCTGATCCACCGGCTGGCAGGCCGGGTTGACCTGGTATGGCTCATGTCAATTGCCAACATCTGCTGGATAGGCTG
Encoded here:
- a CDS encoding DUF4301 family protein, which codes for MFNENDIKQISDRGSDAAIVHEQIKYFIDGFPFLQLSKAATIGDGIISLTAEQIEEVVAEFDKSASDGDIALLKFVPASGAATRMFKSLFSFLQEGKRDKSVDEFFVKLKNFAFYEDLKASLSADGYDIETAEETTIVSYFLTNKGLGYGELPKGLLKFHNYPDRSRTPLEEHLVEGAKYANAGSNVQIHFTVSPEHRDKFEKLVVEVLPGYQSQFGVKYFVSFSEQKGSTDTIAVNLDNTPFREKDGSLLFRPAGHGALLENLGQLDADIIFIKNIDNVVPDSIKGDTIIYKKALAGVVLQYQKRIFDYLNRLSVSADDSLIQEIDSFFRNELCVIPPAAFDTWNASEKKEYLLKKLDRPLRACGMVKNQGEPGGGPFWAENSDGSLSLQVVESAQVDVDNPDQNAIFKNSTHFNPVDLVCAVKNKTGELYDLKKFRDPLTGFITGKSKDGKELKAQELPGLWNGAMADWNTLFVEVPLITFNPVKTVNDLLREQHQ
- a CDS encoding Lrp/AsnC family transcriptional regulator, giving the protein MSAIIKLDQIDRKVLEILQTNAKITNAQLSKEIGLSPAPTLERVKKLEQSGIIKSYHAQLEPEKVGLGVSTFVQISLVGHRKAVTESFVEKIHAIPEVIECHHITGTGDFLLRVISKDISTYQKLMLEKINEIEEVASTQTMVILSTFKESKVLPIP
- the fcl gene encoding GDP-L-fucose synthase translates to MEKNAKIYIAGHRGMVGSAILRKLKSEGFTNFVVRTSSELDLRDQASVRTFFDAEKPEFVFLAAAKVGGIMANNIYRAEFLYDNLQIQNNIIDSAYRNGVKKLMFLGSSCIYPKLAPQPLNEDSLLTGVLEPTNEPYAIAKIAGIKMCEAYRSQYGCDFISVMPTNLYGPNDNYDLNKSHVLPAMIRKFHEAKEENKPVVELWGTGSPLREFLHADDLAAACYFLMQNYSEAGFLNIGVGSDVTIKELAELIQKIVGYEGAIHWNTDKPDGTPRKLMDVSKLHALGWKHSIELEEGIRMTYQDFLQKIETYAV
- a CDS encoding toxin-antitoxin system YwqK family antitoxin, whose translation is MQRILRIGCLILVSFAGKSVAQTDKSKTSDPSWLPKETVKTDTSKGKHSNDLKSFISGLDPVVNASVPGAGNKSSSLSTLLGETIPDLGLRVKEYKGQKADRKRKKEKARLAKVQYEGIPMQAMSIKYGSGEKATIEIFHVLKEYKPINPYVLATNIRWYDKKSRRLSSSLIKDKEQALPLHGSYKKFSGENLIEEGYYYMGVRHARWLKYDAKYNLIDKSYWGKGFPAESRITYYDSTHTQIKEVLPVSYGKVEGEFLQFYKEGQLMASGKYQNGEKVGRWIEYYQFRRQRKKEIQYRKTFWDEGFEPFILREWDEKGKLFYDSSKDPRASVEEETEN